A single Macaca mulatta isolate MMU2019108-1 chromosome 15, T2T-MMU8v2.0, whole genome shotgun sequence DNA region contains:
- the LOC114672640 gene encoding LOW QUALITY PROTEIN: tubulin beta chain (The sequence of the model RefSeq protein was modified relative to this genomic sequence to represent the inferred CDS: inserted 1 base in 1 codon; substituted 2 bases at 2 genomic stop codons): MFNAKNMLAACDPCHGCYLMAAAIVSDCMSMREVDEQMCHIQNKYSSYFAHWIPHNMKRAACDIPPLELKMSVTFTSNNTAIQELFRCILEQFTAKFRCKAFLHXYSGKGMHDMEFTEAESNMKDLVSEYXQYQDTTXEEEREFEEWAEEKVA, translated from the exons ATGTTTAATGCCAAGAACATGTTGGCTGCCTGCGATCCCTGCCATGGCTGCTACCTAATGGCAGCTGCCATTGTTAGTGACTGCATGTCCATGAGGGAGGTGGATGAGCAAATGTGTCACATCCAAAACAAGTACAGCAGCTACTTTGCTCATTGGATCCCCCACAATATGAAAAGAGCTGCCTGTGACATCCCACCCCTTGAGCTAAAAATGTCTGTTACTTTCACCAGTAACAACACAGCCATCCAGGAGCTGTTCAGGTGTATCTTGGAGCAGTTCACGGCCAAGTTCAGGTGCAAGGCCTTCCTGCACTAGTACTCAGGCAAGGGCATGCATGACATGGAGTTCACTGAGGCTGAGAGCAACATGAAGGACCTGGTGTCTGAGTATTAACAGTACCAAGACACCA cagaggaggagagagagtttGAGGAGTGGGCCGAGGAGAAGGTGGCTTAG